The following are from one region of the Takifugu rubripes chromosome 12, fTakRub1.2, whole genome shotgun sequence genome:
- the LOC115251630 gene encoding plectin-like, giving the protein MVDEKRDKPKEDICFEGLRALVPAKSLLDSKIIDAATFDKLQKGEKTPQDVSEADKVRRYLQGTDRVDGIIMTDSNEKISIYQAMKDQILQQNTGLALLQVQAGTGSIADPVKNLKYSVDDAVKNGVVGPELHEKLLSAEKAVTGYKDPYTGNKISLFQAMDKDLVLSKHATPLLEAQFSTGGIIDPINSHRVPNDVAIQRGIFSKQLSQAFCDPTDDIKSFINPNTNERVTYQQLVEEMCKRCTHWFMLSRATSS; this is encoded by the coding sequence ATGGTTGatgaaaaaagagacaaaccAAAGGAAGACATTTGTTTTGAAGGCCTCAGAGCACTGGTTCCAGCTAAATCTTTGTTGGACTCCAAGATCATTGATGCGGCCACATTTGACAAACTGCAAAAAGGTGAAAAGACACCGCAAGACGTCAGTGAAGCTGATAAGGTACGGAGGTACTTGCAAGGCACCGACCGCGTTGATGGCATCATTATGACCGATTCAAATGAGAAAATAAGCATTTATCAAGCAATGAAAGACCAAATTTTGCAACAAAACACTGGACTTGCTCTGCTCCAAGTTCAAGCTGGAACAGGATCCATTGCTGATCCAGTCAAAAATCTGAAATACTCGGTGGATGATGCTGTGAAGAATGGGGTTGTAGGTCCAGAACTTCATGAAAAACTTCTCTCAGCTGAAAAAGCAGTCACAGGCTATAAGGACCCATATACAGGCAATAAGATTTCTCTGTTCCAAGCTATGGACAAGGATCTTGTTCTCAGCAAGCACGCTACTCCTCTCCTGGAAGCTCAGTTTAGTACGGGAGGGATCATTGATCCAATAAACAGCCATCGTGTTCCCAATGATGTGGCCATTCAACGTGGAATTTTCAGTAAACAATTGTCCCAGGCCTTCTGTGATCCCACAGATGACATTAAAAGCTTCATCAATCCCAACACAAATGAAAGGGTTACATACCAGCAGTTGGTGGAGGAAATGTGTAAGAGATGCACCCACTGGTTTATGCTTTCTCGCGCTACCAGTAGCTGA
- the LOC115251629 gene encoding plectin-like has protein sequence MSVYEAYQKGLIDQQTYLELADQECEWEEITRTSSDGVVKSVIIDRRSGRQYDIDDAISKGLIDKSALDQYRAGTLPITEFADMLAGNMTGSRSRSSSFGSSSSYAMSPIPTIQAPAATWIDPTEETGPVAGILDTETLEKVSITEAIHRNLVDNITGQRLFEAQACTGGIIDPNTGEKFTLTDAMNKGLVDKIMMDRISLAQKAYNGFEDPRTKIKMSAAQALKKGWLYYEAGQRFLEVQYLTGGLIEPDAPSRVSIDDAVKRGTIDARSAQKLRDVGAHSKYLTCPKTKMKISYKDAMERSMVEEGTGLRLLEASSQSSKGLYSPYSISGTGSASGSRSGSRSGSRSGSRRGSFDATGSSFTTTFSSTSYTSPAYGRRY, from the coding sequence ATGTCTGTGTATGAGGCATACCAGAAGGGACTCATTGACCAGCAGACATACCTTGAGCTTGCAGACCAGGAGTGTGAATGGGAAGAAATTACCAGAACCTCATCTGACGGTGTTGTGAAATCTGTAATCATTGACCGAAGGTCTGGTAGACAGTATGATATTGATGATGCGATCTCAAAGGGTCTGATTGATAAGTCAGCATTGGATCAGTACCGTGCCGGAACACTGCCCATCACTGAGTTTGCAGACATGTTGGCTGGAAACATGACCGGTTCTAGATCACGTTCATCTTCCTTTGGCTCCTCCTCGTCTTATGCAATGAGCCCAATACCGACTATACAAGCACCAGCAGCCACGTGGATCGATCCGACCGAGGAAACTGGCCCTGTGGCTGGAATTTTAGACACAGAAACTCTTGAGAAGGTGTCCATCACAGAAGCCATACACAGAAATCTTGTGGATAATATAACAGGTCAAAGACTGTTTGAAGCTCAAGCCTGCACAGGAGGTATTATTGACCCAAATACTGGAGAGAAATTCACCCTCACTGATGCAATGAACAAAGGCCTTGTGGATAAAATCATGATGGACCGCATCAGTCTAGCCCAGAAGGCATACAATGGATTTGAGGATCCCAGAACCAAAATCAAAATGTCAGCAGCCCAAGCACTAAAGAAAGGATGGCTCTACTATGAAGCTGGCCAGAGATTCCTTGAGGTCCAGTATCTGACTGGAGGATTAATTGAACCAGATGCTCCTAGCAGGGTCTCCATAGATGATGCTGTAAAGAGGGGGACCATAGATGCGCGCTCTGCTCAGAAACTACGAGATGTTGGTGCTCACTCAAAATACCTCACATGTCCCAAAACTAAGATGAAAATCTCATATAAGGATGCTATGGAAAGAAGCATGGTAGAGGAAGGCACTGGTCTGCGACTACTTGAAGCATCATCCCAGTCGAGCAAAGGCCTCTACAGTCCCTACAGCATCAGTGGAACAGGTTCTGCTAGTGGTTCAAGATCTGGATCAAGAAGTGGTTCTAGATCAGGGTCCAGAAGAGGAAGCTTTGATGCCACAGGATCTTCTTTCACAACCACGTTCTCTTCCACATCTTACACTTCACCAGCTTATGGCCGTCGATACTGA